One stretch of Rhinolophus ferrumequinum isolate MPI-CBG mRhiFer1 chromosome 5, mRhiFer1_v1.p, whole genome shotgun sequence DNA includes these proteins:
- the RGS12 gene encoding regulator of G-protein signaling 12 isoform X5 — translation MHVLQGFVLSALLVSSSERAGRAAFVSLCHCRRWSESATSPPWGAAKEQCLCVWPGPLPGAPGAVPADPELSGADRKDCVSNHSLSSNASLPSVQSCRRLRDRRVASWAVSFERLLQDPLGVRYFSDFLRKEFSEENILFWQACEYFNHVPAHDKKELSYRAREIFSKFLCSKATTPVNIDSQAQLADDILSAPHPDMFKEQQLQIFNLMKFDSYTRFLKSQLYQECILAEVEGRPLPDPQQVPSSPASKHSVSSDHSNVSTPKKLSGKSKSGRSLNEELGDEDSEKKRKGAFFSWSRTRSTGRSQKKKDHGDHANDAPHANGGLGRRESQGSVSSAGSLDLSEACRTLAPERDKAAKHCCIQLPDGTSCVVLVKAGVSIKDVLCGLCERRGINGAAVDLFLVGGDKPLVLHQDSSILASRDLRLEKRTLFRLDLVPINRSVGLKAKPSKPVTEVLRPVVAKYGLHLSELVARLSGEKEPLDLGAPISSLDGQRVILEEKDPSRGKDKLKATPGRQSMAVSSSSRSLSATGEERTLGKSNSIKIKGENGKNARDPRLSKREESIAKIGKKKNQKINLDEAEAFFELISKAQSNRADDQRGLLRKEDLVLPEFLRLPPGAAAPALPCPAAAKGSSKTSVSSSGKEAPWPRDHPESPATSPSSADSPPFCSPTSPGPQVQEAEAGGLQTVEGEHVADLTLTGEGDISSPNSTLLPPPPTPQDSAGPPRPGGGARGSRGVPASTIIDVDRVACSAPGLGRGAPSGWTGALRSQASRPPASDHPGPSPVSGGPAKPKASPHHATFV, via the exons ATGCATGTTCTGCAGGGCTTTGTGTTAAGTGCACTATTGGTTTCCTCTTCTGAGCGAGCAGGGAGAGCCGCCTTTGTCAGCCTGTGCCACTGCCGTCGCTGGAGCGAGAGCGCTACTTCGCCTCCTTGGGGAGCAGCTAAGGAGCAATGTCTCTGTGTGTGGCCCGGGCCTTTGCCCGGGGCCCCGGGGGCTGTGCCAGCTGACCCTG AGCTGAGCGGCGCCGACCGGAAGGACTGTGTGAGCAACCACAGCCTGAGCAGCAATGCCAGCCTCCCCAGCGTGCAGAGCTGCCGGCGCCTGCGTGACAGGAGGGTCGCCAGCTGGGCCGTGTCCTTCGAGCGTCTCCTACAGGACCCGCTCGGTGTCCGGTACTTCTCT gattttctcCGGAAGGAATTcagtgaagaaaacattttattctggCAGGCTTGTGAATATTTTAATCATGTTCCTGCACACGACAAAAAAGAG CTTTCCTACAGGGCCCGCGAGATCTTCAGCAAGTTCCTGTGCAGCAAAGCCACCACCCCAGTCAACATCGACAGCCAGGCCCAGCTGGCGGACGACATTCTCAGCGCACCTCACCCCGACATGTTTAAGGAGCAGCAGCTGCAG ATTTTCAATCTTATGAAGTTTGACAGCTACACGCGCTTCCTGAAGTCCCAGCTGTACCAGGAGTGCATCCTGGCGGAGGTGGAGGGCCGCCCCCTGCCCGACCCACAGCAGGTGCCCAGCAGCCCGGCCTCCAAGCACAGTGTCAGCTCGGACCACTCCAACGTGTCCACACCAAAAAAG TTGAGTGGAAAATCAAAGTCCGGAAGATCCCTGAATGAAGAATTGGGGGACGAGGACAGCGAGAAGAAACGAAAAGGAGCCTTTTTCTCTTGGTCCAGGACCCGGAGCACCGGGCGGTCACAGAAGAAGAAGGACCACGGTGACCATGCAAACG ACGCCCCTCACGCCAATGGAGGCCTGGGCCGCAGGGAGTCTCAGGGCTCCGTGTCCTCCGCGGGGAGCCTGGACCTG TCTGAGGCCTGCAGGACCTTGGCGCCCGAGAGGGACAAGGCTGCCAAACACTGCTGCATCCAGCTCCCCGACGGGACATCCTGCGTGGTGCTCGTCAAGGCGGGGGTGTCCATCAAGGACGTGTTGTGCGGGCTCTGCGAGCGGCGCGGCATCAACGGGGCTGCTGTGGACCTCTTCCTGGTGGGCGGGGACAAG CCGCTGGTGCTGCATCAGGACAGCAGCATCTTGGCCTCCAGGGACCTGCGCCTAGAAAAGCGAACTTTGTTTCG GCTGGATCTGGTTCCAATTAACCGGTCAGTGGGACTCAAGGCCAAGCCCAGCAAGCCCGTCACGGAGGTCCTGCGGCCCGTGGTGGCCAAATACGGCCTGCACCTGAGTGAGCTGGTGGCCAGGCTG AGTGGAGAGAAAGAGCCCCTAGACCTCGGTGCCCCCATCTCGAGTCTGGATGGACAGCGGGTCATATTGGAGGAGAAGGATCCCTCCAGAGGAAAAG ATAAACTGAAAGCCACGCCGGGTAGACAGAGCATGGCTGTGAGTTCCAGCTCCAGAAGTCTCTCGGCGACG ggagaggagagaacactAGGCAAGTctaattctattaaaataaaaggagaaaatggaaaaaatgctaGGGATCCCCGGCTTTCAAAGAGAGAAGAATCTATTGCaaagattgggaaaaaaaaaaatcagaaaattaatttggACGAAGCAGAGG CGTTTTTTGAGCTCATTTCCAAAGCTCAGAGCAACAGAGCCGACGACCAGCGTGGGTTATTAAGGAAGGAGGACCTGGTCCTGCCCGAGTTTCTGCGGTTACCTCCTGGCGCCGCCGCACCCGCCCTGCCCTGCCCGGCTGCGGCCAAAGGCTCCAGCAAGACGTCCGTGAGCAGCAGTGGCAAGGAGGCGCCCTGGCCACGAGACCACCCTGAGAGCCCCGCCACCAGCCCCAGCTCGGCCGACAGCCCACCATTCTGCTCCCCGACCTCCCCCGGGCCCCAAGTGCAGGAAGCGGAGGCCGGGGGCCTCCAGACTGTGGAGGGAGAGCACGTGGCCGACCTGACGCTCACTGGGGAGGGGGACATCAGCAGCCCCAACAGCACTTTACTgccgccaccccccaccccacaggacTCGGCCGGACCTCCGAGACCAG
- the RGS12 gene encoding regulator of G-protein signaling 12 isoform X3, protein MDSEGWFAVNGWKYLVKWHHSGSYQLYPELSGADRKDCVSNHSLSSNASLPSVQSCRRLRDRRVASWAVSFERLLQDPLGVRYFSDFLRKEFSEENILFWQACEYFNHVPAHDKKELSYRAREIFSKFLCSKATTPVNIDSQAQLADDILSAPHPDMFKEQQLQIFNLMKFDSYTRFLKSQLYQECILAEVEGRPLPDPQQVPSSPASKHSVSSDHSNVSTPKKLSGKSKSGRSLNEELGDEDSEKKRKGAFFSWSRTRSTGRSQKKKDHGDHANDAPHANGGLGRRESQGSVSSAGSLDLSEACRTLAPERDKAAKHCCIQLPDGTSCVVLVKAGVSIKDVLCGLCERRGINGAAVDLFLVGGDKPLVLHQDSSILASRDLRLEKRTLFRLDLVPINRSVGLKAKPSKPVTEVLRPVVAKYGLHLSELVARLSGEKEPLDLGAPISSLDGQRVILEEKDPSRGKDKLKATPGRQSMAVSSSSRSLSATGEERTLGKSNSIKIKGENGKNARDPRLSKREESIAKIGKKKNQKINLDEAEAFFELISKAQSNRADDQRGLLRKEDLVLPEFLRLPPGAAAPALPCPAAAKGSSKTSVSSSGKEAPWPRDHPESPATSPSSADSPPFCSPTSPGPQVQEAEAGGLQTVEGEHVADLTLTGEGDISSPNSTLLPPPPTPQDSAGPPRPGGGARGSRGVPASTIIDVDRVACSAPGLGRGAPSGWTGALRSQASRPPASDHPGPSPVSGGPAKPKASPHHATFV, encoded by the exons ATGGATTCAGAGGGGTGGTTTGCGGTGAATGGTTGGAAGTATTTGGTTAAATGGCATCACAGTGGCTCTTATCAGCTCTACCCAG AGCTGAGCGGCGCCGACCGGAAGGACTGTGTGAGCAACCACAGCCTGAGCAGCAATGCCAGCCTCCCCAGCGTGCAGAGCTGCCGGCGCCTGCGTGACAGGAGGGTCGCCAGCTGGGCCGTGTCCTTCGAGCGTCTCCTACAGGACCCGCTCGGTGTCCGGTACTTCTCT gattttctcCGGAAGGAATTcagtgaagaaaacattttattctggCAGGCTTGTGAATATTTTAATCATGTTCCTGCACACGACAAAAAAGAG CTTTCCTACAGGGCCCGCGAGATCTTCAGCAAGTTCCTGTGCAGCAAAGCCACCACCCCAGTCAACATCGACAGCCAGGCCCAGCTGGCGGACGACATTCTCAGCGCACCTCACCCCGACATGTTTAAGGAGCAGCAGCTGCAG ATTTTCAATCTTATGAAGTTTGACAGCTACACGCGCTTCCTGAAGTCCCAGCTGTACCAGGAGTGCATCCTGGCGGAGGTGGAGGGCCGCCCCCTGCCCGACCCACAGCAGGTGCCCAGCAGCCCGGCCTCCAAGCACAGTGTCAGCTCGGACCACTCCAACGTGTCCACACCAAAAAAG TTGAGTGGAAAATCAAAGTCCGGAAGATCCCTGAATGAAGAATTGGGGGACGAGGACAGCGAGAAGAAACGAAAAGGAGCCTTTTTCTCTTGGTCCAGGACCCGGAGCACCGGGCGGTCACAGAAGAAGAAGGACCACGGTGACCATGCAAACG ACGCCCCTCACGCCAATGGAGGCCTGGGCCGCAGGGAGTCTCAGGGCTCCGTGTCCTCCGCGGGGAGCCTGGACCTG TCTGAGGCCTGCAGGACCTTGGCGCCCGAGAGGGACAAGGCTGCCAAACACTGCTGCATCCAGCTCCCCGACGGGACATCCTGCGTGGTGCTCGTCAAGGCGGGGGTGTCCATCAAGGACGTGTTGTGCGGGCTCTGCGAGCGGCGCGGCATCAACGGGGCTGCTGTGGACCTCTTCCTGGTGGGCGGGGACAAG CCGCTGGTGCTGCATCAGGACAGCAGCATCTTGGCCTCCAGGGACCTGCGCCTAGAAAAGCGAACTTTGTTTCG GCTGGATCTGGTTCCAATTAACCGGTCAGTGGGACTCAAGGCCAAGCCCAGCAAGCCCGTCACGGAGGTCCTGCGGCCCGTGGTGGCCAAATACGGCCTGCACCTGAGTGAGCTGGTGGCCAGGCTG AGTGGAGAGAAAGAGCCCCTAGACCTCGGTGCCCCCATCTCGAGTCTGGATGGACAGCGGGTCATATTGGAGGAGAAGGATCCCTCCAGAGGAAAAG ATAAACTGAAAGCCACGCCGGGTAGACAGAGCATGGCTGTGAGTTCCAGCTCCAGAAGTCTCTCGGCGACG ggagaggagagaacactAGGCAAGTctaattctattaaaataaaaggagaaaatggaaaaaatgctaGGGATCCCCGGCTTTCAAAGAGAGAAGAATCTATTGCaaagattgggaaaaaaaaaaatcagaaaattaatttggACGAAGCAGAGG CGTTTTTTGAGCTCATTTCCAAAGCTCAGAGCAACAGAGCCGACGACCAGCGTGGGTTATTAAGGAAGGAGGACCTGGTCCTGCCCGAGTTTCTGCGGTTACCTCCTGGCGCCGCCGCACCCGCCCTGCCCTGCCCGGCTGCGGCCAAAGGCTCCAGCAAGACGTCCGTGAGCAGCAGTGGCAAGGAGGCGCCCTGGCCACGAGACCACCCTGAGAGCCCCGCCACCAGCCCCAGCTCGGCCGACAGCCCACCATTCTGCTCCCCGACCTCCCCCGGGCCCCAAGTGCAGGAAGCGGAGGCCGGGGGCCTCCAGACTGTGGAGGGAGAGCACGTGGCCGACCTGACGCTCACTGGGGAGGGGGACATCAGCAGCCCCAACAGCACTTTACTgccgccaccccccaccccacaggacTCGGCCGGACCTCCGAGACCAG